The Balaenoptera acutorostrata chromosome 6, mBalAcu1.1, whole genome shotgun sequence genome includes the window ATACGTACATAGAAAGATCTTTGAACCTGGGTTTCGCGCTTTTTCCAGACCCAGTGTAGCTGAGGGATCCCCCCCCAGTGCTGATGGCCTTCTGCAGCAGTAATTCTTAGCTGGAGGGGAGGGCACGCGCATGTCAAGTCTGGACATGAGAACGGTACTGTGAGAAAATGCGCAGGCATTCTACTGCCTTCTCCCCTCATTTAAAAGCACTGtcctaggaattccctggtggtccagtggttagaaccccacgcttccaccgcagggggccccggttccatccctggtcagggaactaggatcccacaagctgtgcggcacagccgaaaaaaaaaaaaggggcacTGTCCTAAGCGTGCCAGCTAAAATCACAAAGCTTTCCAGTCAAAGGAGCAAACAAGTGGGTCACATTTGGCTTGCAGATGACAGTTTTGGCCCCACGTATTTTATCACGTTCACACAGGAGGCCCCAGCTTTAAGCTTTTCTTGAAAACGTGGACTGTTGGGCAGCACAGATCCGCGTTCCCATGTGGCATCAAAGGGACCAGCTTCCCCCTTGGGAGGGCACATCACGCAGACCCCACTGTGGCCGTGTGTCGCCTTCTACGTTGCTTCTCAGGCCACGGTGGGCTTCGTGGTTTGCAGACCCTTGAGAGGGTTTGTCTTCCTGCCAAACCTTGCTCGGTCTCAGCTCCTGCCCTCCCTCGTAGCCCGATGGAACTGCAGAACCTGGAGTACAGGCCAGTGAAGGTCAGGGGGCACTTTGACCACTCCAAGGAGCTGTACATGATGCCGCGGACCATGGTGGACCCGGCCCGGGAGGCCCGGGAGGCCGGCCGGCTCTCGTCGGCGGCTGAGAGCGGTGCCTACGTGGTCACTCCCTTCCACTGCACTGACCTGGGGTGAGTGGGACGCGGGGGAGCTGACTGGCCTGGCAGATGCGGTCCTTCCCATCTCCTTCCTTCTCAGCCCCCAACCCTGGGGAATCCAAGAAACCCAGACAAGCTCGACTCCTTGGGAGCTTGAAATGTGTAATTCTGACATTATTAAGCCAATTAACTTGTTACTGAACAACACCTGCCTGCTGAGCtctgaaggggaaggaaggaggtggaTGAAATAGGCCTCTTTGGAGAAACGGTCGATGAGTGGCCCACACGTTTAGTGCTTAGGGTGCAGTCTGAGGGTCAGCAGAGGAACTCAAGAGAAAGGAACCCCCAGCCCTGCAAGGGAGGGAGTCGACTCGAGGAAGGCTTCCCAGGGGCTCTGGGTTGAATAGTGAGTGAAGAGATGGGCAGAGTATCCCAGGGGAAGGAGATGACATGTACACGATGGGGGCTCTGCAAGATCGATAAGTAGAGCAGCTTCCCAATGGTAACATACAAATGAAACCCCAGGTCCCTTGTCAGCCCCCAGCTTTCTGGTTTTAGGTCTGGGATGGGCCCCGATGCTGCGGCTCAGGGACTCCCCTGGTCAGGATGGGAGCTTGGGGGCAGACACGCGAGGCGGCAGTTGGAGGCGGCGGGGCGCTGTTGGTCAGTGGCTGCGTGTGCGGCAGGTGAAGCGCAAAGCAAGGAGAGGCCgctgctgctggtggtggtgacGGTGGCAGGGAGGCCGCAAACCTACAGCACTCACGGGTCGGAGGCACCCCCTCCCGCCCAGCTAGCTCTACTAACCCTTAAACCCTTCCTCGTGCTGTCGTCCGGGAGGTGCCAGAATGACCATTAGTGACCACCTTTATTCAAAAACCGTCCCCTACCTGAAACGGCGTGCTCTTACTATTCTAGAGTCACCATCCTGGTAAATAGAGGGTTTGTGCCCAGGAAGAAAGTGAATCCAGATACGCGGCGCAAAGGCCAGGTAAGGGGTGTGAACCTGTCCCCCCTAGGAGCTAATCCAGGCTCCATGCAGGGCCCCACAGAGCATCTCACCCCTTCCTGGGCAGGTTGAGGGAGAAGTGGACCTAGTCGGGATGGTGAGGCTGTCGGAGACCAGGAAGCCCTTTGTTCCTGAGAATAACCCCGAGAGGAACCAGTGGCATTACCGGGACCTGGAGGCCATGGCCAGGCTCACAGGCACAGAGCCCATCTTCATAGACGCCGACTTCAGTACGCTGTGACCAGCCTGCCCCCCAAGGCCCTGTTCTACCTGCCTCTTGACCCTGGGCACCTCCTTGTCACTTCCGGCCCAGCGCGGGTGTTGGTGGAGTGGGAGCGCGCCTGACGTGCGCTGAGCGGAGGGCAACACGAGGGGGCTGGCTGACTGGCCACTGCATGCCAAGCAGCTGGTAGCACAGGCCACGGTGAGGACACAGCCCCCTGTCCCCGCAGAGAGCACAGTCCCTGGAGGACCCATCGGAGGGCAAACCAGAGTCACGCTGAGGAATGAGCACGTGCAGTACATCCTCACCTGGTGAGCCGGGGCCGGCCACTCctgctccctccaccctcccttcagcCCCTGACACTGTTCATTTCTTTCCACCCAAGGTATGGACTCTGCGCGGCCACCTCGTACCTGTGGTTTAAGAAATTCCTAAGCCGGACTCCTGGTGTGTGACGAGCTTGGCGGATGTAGCCCTGTCCCTGAACAGCTGAAGCCACTTCAAGAGATTCAACTGACTTTAGGCTGATAACGTGTTATTGGTATAAATAAATCTCTACATCACATGTGTAGCGCCTTCCTTCTACCCAAATGAACCAATCGATCCAAGATTCGGGCTTGGTTCAGAGTATTCAAGGTATTCAAGTACTGCTTAGCTTTTTCAAAACTGGACCAACACGCAAGTGCTGCCCTATGAGGGATAAGGACCCAGGGTTTACTTGCCACTGTCCCAAACTTTTAGCCCAAAATGCCGAACACTGGCTGaagaggaggttttttttttaattattattatttttatgtacagAAAAATCAATAGTGTACAACTTAGCCCAGTTTGGTGGCCAGTTCTTTggcctttgccttttccagcttggCGATGCGAGCCACTGATTTGGGACCCAGGACGTTGCCTCCCCAGTGACGGCGGATCTGTTAACAAGAAGACAGGCAGTCAGCTTGGCGGGTCATTTCACGCACTTCTATTGGGTTGTTCCAAGTTGACTGGCAAATACAACTGCTCAGAAAGAGCCGAGagccagccagtttctgactaaagaTGCAACTTACCCAAAAACAATATTCTGTATGAGTGTGCTACCTACCTCATCATATCTGTCGTTGTAATTGGTCCTGATGGCTTCCACCAGCTTAGCCAGAGCACCTTTGTCTTCCCTAACAAGGCAGAGGGAAAAATGTGGGTCATTGGCCTCTCAGTTACCCTTCCAGAAAGCAGCGACATCCTTTTTAGCTCCAACACAAACCTTCTGCCTCAGATACAACATGACAACATGGTTTATTCAGGTGAAGAAATTCATAACCATCATCGGCAAAAGTTCAAAAAAGGATTCTTTTAAAGTTGGTCTTTAAGGTAAAGATCCCAAGAAACTAAGCAAacttggtggggggtggtgggcgGGGGAGAAGGTTGTCCCCTAGTGACTCGGGAATTCTGGGCTACACTGCACACTTACGAGTTGACTTGTGTGAAGGCCACGGTGGTGCAGGTCTTCCTGTGGACCAGACGCCCCAGCCTGGCCTTGCCCTTGATGATGCAGTAGGGGACCCCCATCTTACGGCACAGGGCAGGCAGGAAGACCACCAGCTGGAAGACAGCGTTAGCTCTGGAGAGTATTCTGAGCAGAAGCAGTAACTTAGACGCTAACGTGGCAGCGATTGCTCAGGGTTAAAAAGCTCCTGCACTTGTACTTCAAGGTTTAGTTCAGTGAGAGTGTCACATCACTGCAACAGCCACCAGGTGGGTCCCTTGCCAGGACGTCCTCAGACGGAAAGCTGACAGTCCTCGCCACCCTGCGACAGCCTCTGCCAGACCCAGTATTTGGCTTTGAGCTATCTTCCTGGTACAAACGAGGACCCAACCAGTCTAAGGCCAGCAGTCGACGCTTGAGAACAAGTCACACATACCTCGATGGGATCCACGTCATGTGCGATGACCACCAGCTGAGCCTTCTTGTTCTCCACCAAGGTGGTGACAGTATTAACCCCTAGAACATACAACCAGTCTGCGTGGCAGAGGGGTGGGGCTGCTGGGCACAAAAGCACTTGTACCGGGGGCCCCGCTATGACTCAGGGTTAAAAAGCTCGGATTTTACTCTTCACAGTGATTCCAGGTGAAGAAATTCATGCATCATCGCCAAGAGCCTGCCCCACCACTCACCCTCTTCAAGGAGGGGCCCACTCACCTGCTCGGAGGACGGGTGGCCTCTTGGTGGGGATATCCCCTTTGCCTGCAGCTTTCTTCTCAGCTCGGGCCAGCAACCTCTGCTTCTTCTCTTGCTTTGTCTCTGGTCTGTACTTGTGGGCCAGCTTAAGCAGTTGAGTAGCTGAAAAAAGACCGCCAGTTCAGATCGATAGTTTAAAAGCTTACATCACTTAACCGTCACAAATGCTAGGTCACTGTCCCGAATACAACCGCGGTTCAAGAGATGTCAGATCATATACAGTATCTCTTTAGTATATCACGTTCTGGAAACTAGACCCGGAATCCTAAGTTTTAACAAGCGAACGTACTGAAAATACCCACTGCCCCTTTACAGGCCTCAGCTCTGCCAGTATCCAAGTAAAGGTGGCGACCACGCCCAAGAAATCCCTCCCCAGCGTTGCTTTTCTGCCACAGAACCCCACCTGTTTGGCGGTCCAAGGCCTGGGTGAACTGGTTAATCGCGGGCGGCACTTTCAGCCGCTTATAGAGGATAGCCCTTTGCCGCTGCAGGCGGATGTAGCGGGGCCATTTGACAAAGCGGGTGAGGTCCCTTTTGGGCTGGATGTCCTGTCCTGAGGAGTAAAGGGCAACACCGTGAGGCTCAAGCTCCTCGTCAAGCTCGTGTTCAGGGCCACGCAGAAGGGCGCCGGTGCATCAGTGATCTCGGTGCTTTAAGATGGCATCACCACCTCTCAGATAGCAAACGTTCTTTCACGTCACCTGCACACAAACACCTAGGATCACAGAAGAGACTAGCAACACCTCTCCTCATTCAACGAGCAGCCAAGGCGTACGTCAGGACCGCGGTCCCAAGGCCTCTGCTCTGGCAGAGCTAGTTGTGTGACGGCCAAGCTGAATCCCAACGGCCAGTACCTGGGCTCCACGTTGCCACACGCTCAGGTGCGCCGTCATCGCCCCCTCTCAGAGGGAGAGGTTAAGAACCGAGCCGGGTTACAGCTAGAAAGCGGCAAAAACGCGAGAATCCCCATCCACGTAGCCTCGACTCCTAACTCACTGAATTCTAACAAGGCCAAGACATAACCTTCTGTTCGATAAACTGCTTTTCTTCGTTGGGGGGTACCATCTAAGCAGCCGTTTGCAACATTTCCCGTCTCCTACTCACCAATGCCAAAATTCTTGGGCCTTTTCTCGAACAAGGGGTTGACCACCTTCTTGGCCTCCTGCTTCTTCACCACAGCAGGGGCCGGGGCCACCTTCTTGCCCTTGGCCTTCTTTCCCTTCGGCTAGGCGAAAAGAAACACCCAGTTCAACCGCCGCCTCCCCAACAGTCTCTCTGAAGAGGAGTGGGTCCCGGGCCGGCTTCCCGAAGACGAGAGCGCGCGGCGGGCCGGCCCCAAGCATCCCCGTGAGCAAACCTGGCCCCAGCCGCAGGCGCCGCGAGCCCGGCGACCGCCCCCCGGCTCGTGCATCAGCGATCTTGGTGGTTAGGGACGTCCTCACCATCACTCAGATAGCAAATATTCTTTCACATCATCTGCACGAGCCTCGACAGCCCCGCGGCCCCTTTCGGAGTCCGGCGGGCTCCAAACAGCAGAGGCAGACAGACTGAGAACCCCCTGCCCAAGACCCCTGGCGGCCCCCGGGACGGAAGAGCCCCCGGGGCGCTGGAGCGCCTCGGCCTGTCAGCCCCGAGCCCCGCATGGCGGCGCTGCGCTCCCCggatcctcctcctcctcccccagcccggcTGCCGAGGAGTCTATCCGGCCCCAATGCCTCTAGGCGAGGCCCCGCGGGGCTCCTCTCGCGCTGGGCGGTGGAAGGATCCCTGCGCGGTCACGCCTGGAGAAGGATGGCAGCGGATAGAGCCCAGATCCGAAAGCCAGCATCGCGGGTACCAAGCATACTCACCATCTTGAACGGTTGgcggagaaagaaaggagagggaattGTGGGTAATATGTATGCGACCTCGGAGATCGCGAGAACGGAAGCCTGCGCGGGATTTCGGATTTAAAGCGACAGAACTTTCTCCCGCCCGGCGGGCGGTGCCTAGAGCCGGGCGACGGGTCCGAGCTGCTGGAAAGGGGCGCGGAGAGGCGCCAGGGAGCCGGGACTTCTCCGGAGGGGCGCGCTCTCGTCCCCAGCCCGCCCTGGCCAGGTACCCGCCGGTCCCCGGCTCTGCGGACCAGGTGTGGGCGTTGGGGCGGCGTGGCGGCGGTGTCGGCGTCCTTCTCGTGCGATTTACTCCAAAGTGGCTTAAAAACCGCGAGTTCGGTCGGGGGGCCACCCGGACCGGAGCACGAGCAGCCCGGAGGCACCTGGCGCGGGGCGGGAGGGTGGTCTCAGCAGAGACCCCGGAGCGAAGGAGCCCAGAGGTCTCATGGGGCGGCCCCCGGGGGTCCCGGCGTGGAGACGAGGGCGGCTGATTAGGGGTGAAGGCCAAGTGCGTTCGGAGAAGGTGGGGTAGGATCCGAGCGGCTCCTCGGGTGAGGAGTAGGGCAGAAGTGCTGGCGGGGAAGCGGctggccagggcaggtggggacgTGCGTGGGCCTGGCCTCTGAGAAGGCTGTGCCGGAGCCCAGCAGGTTGTCGTCGGGGTCCCGGGGAAGGGGCGCGGGCCGGAGGAGACGCCGCAGTGCACTGTGTGCGGATGCTTGGACGAGTGTGTTTGGCAGAAAGGGAATCCCCGGAGAGCTGCGGGTCCTGCCGAGGCGGGGGCCTGcagggtgggaggctggggttcgCCCGCTCACACCAGACTCTGGGTCCCAGGTGCCCCGCCATGGCCCAGCAGAGAGCCCTGCCGCAAAGCAAGGAGACGCTGCTGCAGTCTTACAACAAGCGGCTCAAGGATGACGTCAAGTCCATCATGGACAACTTCACCGAGATCATCAAGACCGCCAAGGTGGGTGGGGGCCGCCGGTCTGCTGCCCCTTCTGAGACCAAGGGAAGTAGCAGTGTCTAGAGATTGTGGACAGTGGTGAGTGGAGCCAGGGTGTCCGCTTTCAACAGCACCCACTCAACATGGCTGCTCCCAGCCAGGTGACGGCGATACACCAGTGAACCCTTGTCCCCATGGGGAGAACATCTGGGAGAGCCGCAAGGGGATTGACAATAACAAACAGGTCAACAGATAAACTGGCCAATTACAGGTCCTGGTGAGGCGGTTGTAGGGGACTCCAGTCACATTGCCAGGATCCAATGTCCAGCATCACTTACTAGCAGCAAGGGCTTGGATGAGGTCTTGacttctcagtgcctcagtttcccctgcaTCGTAGGGTCCTTGTGATGACTGGAGGAGTTTATCTGTGTAAAGCGGTTACCGTGGGGACTAGTGCGCGCGCACGCGGTCAGGGAAAGAAGCTGGGGAAGGCCTCCCAGGTGGGTAGCGTGGTCAGCGTCCGGTTCCGGTCAGGCAAGCCCGCTGACCGGATTGGGGCAGGATCTCTGCATGACCGCTGCAGACCTGTAAGGCTTGTTTGAGCATTAAGAGTGACGATGAAAGCTAGAGTTTATTTAGTGCTCACCACGTGTCAGGCGGAGCCGAGAGGGCCATTTGTGTCTCatcccatttaatcttcacaagaacTCTACGGGGCAGGTACCATtgttttcctctcccttttcagagggggaaactgaggctcagaaggttTACCAACCTGCCCGGAGTCACTCTGCTAATAACTGGCAGGGCTGGGAACCCGGGCAGTCTGGCTCCTAACCGCTTAGGGTGCCCTGACCCCTGCCTGGACCCTGGCCTGGCAGGTGGTTTGGGACAGTTAGCGGCCTAACAGGCTACAGGCGGGGTAGGACTCCTGGCTCCGCCGTTTACCGCCTGAGACACCTTGAGTGGGCTCAGGTCTGTCCCGGCCTCAGGTTTGCCCACCTGTAAACCAGGGATGGCGGTCCAGGCCTCTGTGAGTTTCCTAAGATGATGGTCGagtgcttaacacagtgcctggcacccaggaaGTACTCGGTaaatggtcatttaaaaaaatacattgtcaTTTTATTGATCCATTTAGCAGGTCAGTGAGTGCCTGAGCTAGGGACGCAGTCTGTGCTGAACAGGACAGCATACCCCAAAAAAGACAGGACCAACCCCTCCCCGCGCCTGGCACGGCGGCTGGTGTACTTAGGCATCCACTGGTCCTGGTGAAGGTGCCTGTCATCTCCTTAGAACAGAGCTAGAGGGGGTGACGGTGCACGCGGCCTGAGGTCTGGTTGGCAGCGCCCGGTGCGCAGAGGGCACGATAGGCCACAGGGTGTGGCGAGTGTGGGCATGCTGCCACCGCGGGGTGCCTGAGTGCCGGGGCGCCTGCCCATTCTCGGCTTTCTCGTTTGCCCTCCAGATTGAGGACGAGACGCAGGTGTCGAGGGCCACTCAGGGCGAGCAGGACAATTACGAGATGCACGTGCGAGCCGCCAACATCGTGAGTCACCAGGTGGAGGGGACAGCCCGGGCTCCAGGAACCTTGTGGTCCCCACTGGGGTTCCCTGGGTGGGGGGCAAACCACTTCTCAGGAGACTCCGCTCGAGAGGAGGGCTGTCCATGGCAGCCGCGTAAGGGGCTGGCAGGTAGCTGGCCATGGCCATCCTGTCGAGTGCTGGGCGGTGCTTAGAAAGAGATCACCTCTTCCTCGCTGAAGATTCTTTATAAGTGCGGGAAGCAAATGGTCAGATGAAACGGGACGTGCATTTTGATCCCTTTCGATGTCACAGAACAAGCAGGGCAACCAAGTATTTCCATAGGTCTGTGCCCCCGGATGAAAATGCACAGGACGAGGTCCTAAAGGAATCCCCCCCAACTGGCAGATGTGCTGCTCCTGCGGAAGAGCAGGGCAGGAGGTTAAATGGGATGGTAGTTTGATCTGGGGTTTGAGGTTTTGAGAAGCAGCGTGTGGGCTTGAATAACACATGAGATTGGTGATCGTACCAGCAGAAGCAGAAGACAGAGGCCAGGGGAGCGTGGGGACCGGGAGGCTGACGGCACCTGCCTTGGTGCCAGGGaccctgccccccccacccccccgccccgtaGCTTACGCTCTGGTTCACTCACTTCTCACAATGACCCTATGTCAGTGCCGTggtcccactttgcagatgaggcagCTGAGGCCATGGCTTACCCAGCGTCAGGCACACGGAGGCAGGCTGCCGTCAGTCCCTCACTGTGCTGCCCCGTCCGCATCCACGCAGGTCCGAGCCGGCGAGTCCCTGATGAAGCTGGTGTCTGACCTCAAGCAGTTCCTCATCCTCAACGACTTCCCGTCGGTGAACGAGGCCATCGACCAGCGCAATCAGCAGCTGCGAGCTCTGCGGGAGGAGTGTGACCGGAAGCTCGTCGCCCTGCGGGACGAGGTCTCC containing:
- the LOC102998777 gene encoding surfeit locus protein 1 isoform X3, whose protein sequence is MELQNLEYRPVKVRGHFDHSKELYMMPRTMVDPAREAREAGRLSSAAESGAYVVTPFHCTDLGVTILVNRGFVPRKKVNPDTRRKGQVEGEVDLVGMVRLSETRKPFVPENNPERNQWHYRDLEAMARLTGTEPIFIDADFKSTVPGGPIGGQTRVTLRNEHVQYILTWYGLCAATSYLWFKKFLSRTPGV
- the MED22 gene encoding mediator of RNA polymerase II transcription subunit 22, whose amino-acid sequence is MAQQRALPQSKETLLQSYNKRLKDDVKSIMDNFTEIIKTAKIEDETQVSRATQGEQDNYEMHVRAANIVRAGESLMKLVSDLKQFLILNDFPSVNEAIDQRNQQLRALREECDRKLVALRDEVSIDLYELEEEYYSSSSSLCEANDLPLCEAYWRLDLDTDSADGLSVPLPASPEPSAGPLQAAAPAHSHAGGPGPTEHA
- the LOC102998777 gene encoding surfeit locus protein 1 isoform X2; translated protein: MAAARRAPARAVRRSVLGVISRPGLVWRPSRCGSSSAGATAAKTEDDSFLQWFLLLIPVTAFGLGTWQVQRRKWKLQLIAELESRVMAEPIPLPADPMELQNLEYRPVKVRGHFDHSKELYMMPRTMVDPAREAREAGRLSSAAESGAYVVTPFHCTDLGVTILVNRGFVPRKKVNPDTRRKGQVEGEVDLVGMVRLSETRKPFVPENNPERNQWHYRDLEAMARLTGTEPIFIDADFKSTVPGGPIGGQTRVTLRNEHVQYILTWYGLCAATSYLWFKKFLSRTPGV
- the RPL7A gene encoding 60S ribosomal protein L7a → MPKGKKAKGKKVAPAPAVVKKQEAKKVVNPLFEKRPKNFGIGQDIQPKRDLTRFVKWPRYIRLQRQRAILYKRLKVPPAINQFTQALDRQTATQLLKLAHKYRPETKQEKKQRLLARAEKKAAGKGDIPTKRPPVLRAGVNTVTTLVENKKAQLVVIAHDVDPIELVVFLPALCRKMGVPYCIIKGKARLGRLVHRKTCTTVAFTQVNSEDKGALAKLVEAIRTNYNDRYDEIRRHWGGNVLGPKSVARIAKLEKAKAKELATKLG
- the LOC102998777 gene encoding surfeit locus protein 1 isoform X1, which codes for MAAARRVGLCAARLGPLLRAAGAGLAPARAVRRSVLGVISRPGLVWRPSRCGSSSAGATAAKTEDDSFLQWFLLLIPVTAFGLGTWQVQRRKWKLQLIAELESRVMAEPIPLPADPMELQNLEYRPVKVRGHFDHSKELYMMPRTMVDPAREAREAGRLSSAAESGAYVVTPFHCTDLGVTILVNRGFVPRKKVNPDTRRKGQVEGEVDLVGMVRLSETRKPFVPENNPERNQWHYRDLEAMARLTGTEPIFIDADFKSTVPGGPIGGQTRVTLRNEHVQYILTWYGLCAATSYLWFKKFLSRTPGV